The genome window GCCGCCAGCGCCTCCGCCGCGTCGAGGCCGCGCAGCAGCCGCGCCCGGTAGAGGCCGTCCATCAGGCGGCTCGTGCGCTCGTCCTGCACCGGCCAGAGGCTCATCACGACGGTGCGCGCCCCGGCCACCTGGAACGCGCGCCGCAGCCCGAGCACCCCTTCGCCGATCCGGACGTCGCCGAGGCCGGTGTCGCAGGCCGAGAGGACCGCCCAATCGACGCCCCCGAGGTCGAGCGTGGCGATCTCCTCGGCGGTCAGCACGCCGTCGTCGTCGCCGCTC of bacterium contains these proteins:
- a CDS encoding CHAT domain-containing protein, whose product is SGDDDGVLTAEEIATLDLGGVDWAVLSACDTGLGDVRIGEGVLGLRRAFQVAGARTVVMSLWPVQDERTSRLMDGLYRARLLRGLDAAEALAAAELEQLKARRAARGATSPFYWGAFVAAE